A genomic region of Melanotaenia boesemani isolate fMelBoe1 chromosome 21, fMelBoe1.pri, whole genome shotgun sequence contains the following coding sequences:
- the LOC121633003 gene encoding alpha-tectorin-like isoform X2 yields MAGQIILPLLVLSVISGAASQSSGPLYPVNGITSSHSDDGSSPEIALLQPFVFFGQSYNQIYVNHNGHLTFTTPWGSFTPQPFPMYGHIDIIAALWTDLDNRGNGDIYYEQHTSGYLLQRATSDINNYFPGLIFNANWVFIATWYEVAYFPQTGTRATAQAVLTTDGRYSFVLLNYGSIAYTTRAIEAGYDTINSPHHFTIPGSFSQNASGESSVFSHSSNVNVPGRWALRLDYGSRNCYFNGDPVQLGDSFWTDNTCAQKCTCTRTGLQCSYQPCTFSQICQPTSFQFSCQTVQRRTCTISGDPHYYTFDNTLFHFQGTCTYVLSEQCQYGLPYYRVEGKNEHRGSTQVAWTRLVKVYVNNDTIELVKGHHGEAKVNGNFAATPFSLSNGTVQVFESGFSVVVSTNFGLMVSYDTYHYVQISVPYTYLNATCGLCGNFNNLPNDDFQTRDGEVVSSDVAFANSWKASGDEDPGCEAQCGGLDCAACTQAQRSLYSNTAHCGILQSSSGPFAACHQQLPPATFMESCVYDLCIGGGYQPILCQALNVYASQCQQNGIQLPSWRTPGFCEIPCPANSHFESQGTGCPPTCVNPNSTYNCPLPNQESCVCNTGYILSGGVCVPQEDCGCSFEGRYYRSGETVILDENCGRRCSCSYGSMTCSHHQCGPHESCLVEHGERGCRPNSYATCWMRGPGSYQTFDGQTYEYPGACRLTLARVMGLSDYPHFTVTTEKVPRGQQGFSNVLKFEAEGTQITIEMERSSNVLVDGQQIRLPFSSGTNRIRIFQSSTYGIILRTAFGVTVQTVWPHYVRVSAPVVYSSSLGGLCGNYNGQQYDDFRTPDGILVYSSQEFGDSWRDGSLAAHCVETTPRDLVPSYNSLQHCSILTSPDGPFTPCWGVVDPWQQVGVCVGIVNGSTDPASTLCQVLRDYALMCQQRDVSLGQWRNATNCELTCPSNSHYELCGTSCPSACPSLSFPFTCDTPCEEGCQCDNGFVLNGNQCVPPTSCGCYHQGRYRQSGEQFWDGEQCQSFCTCNGVTGAVQCFPNSCGSQESCRVVEGEFGCHPSPHGICSASGDPHYLTFDRKAYDFQGTCRYVLATVCNATDGLHQFSVEAKNEPWSGLPVSITAEVVVNVLGYQVRLSGNNRGMAEVDGITRNLPILLNGNVSIVATGAQTFVSTDFGLSVAYDGWSTVSISVPPNYKEKTCGLCGNFNDNPNDDFLAPSGMTLSTPDAFGTAWKVPGNYTCSDGCGSSCPQCDNDQPARAQCEVIQAADGPFSFCHEQVVPAPYFSDCVFDVCVGGNRGNDLLCRSIEAYIGACQSANVRIYPWRQNTTCRLDCPAHSHYELCGTDCGHTCASSTDATCNHVCSEGCFCDDGFVRSGSSCVPVERCGCQHDGFYYNAGESFWTDGCSQLCKCHAPNDLRCSSVSCTPAQECTIRDGQLGCYDSMSTCTVWGDPHYITFDGNLAHFQGTCSYIITESVGHGNNETQFTVVATNNHRGNNLVSFVSVVDVYLTKQQESVHVRLGPNRRVKVNGSEVSLPTAAGTLGQVLMQGSSIAFNAVEFIVQFDGHSTLLVRMGRHLQNRVTGMCGNFNGNSSDDKVLPSGALAQNDNEFGNSWKSSTSQPGCGSTDDRSGGGLSNCRYIAEYTELCSIITNTSGPFSACHLHSDPQPFFTSCVYDLCLYSRANGMLCSAVSAYEKTCSVLGLDIPAWRSGLHCEESDPCEELDCTEYEWCGKKDGVYGCFCDEHHHRPNNESYDSTITCESSAGAMSVSRCQLFEAGFHSNALHLRDETCNGTVQNGRLVFHFDNDEQLCGTVLMSNGTHFIYENTIQGDVDPHGGLISRQRNIHLRFCCEYPLSHALSMSVGINPLESIVRKKLPAGQGLYHMRMIPYQDADFRFPLSSERNIEMVVDERFYVEVRTEGVDQRQISTILDSCWATPINMATYPVRWDLIIEECPNPEDGTVEMIQNGVSTVSRFSFKMFTFNNFSSIYLHCNVHLCLLRNNNCSAHCYPGHHTRFRRDVSYHDSTFISLGPLVQRLDNTGTKIQRSDASGLLTPIVTLIVGLLTAKTLIQ; encoded by the exons ATGGCAGGTCAAATCATTCTGCCTCTGCTTGTTCTGTCAGTGATAA GTGGTGCAGCATCTCAGAGTTCAG GACCCCTTTACCCGGTTAATGGCATAACGAGTTCTCATTCAGATGATGGAAGTTCCCCTGAGATTGCCCTTCTACaaccttttgtgttttttggacAGTCCTATAATCAGATTTAT GTGAACCACAACGGACACCTGACCTTTACCACACCATGGGGTAGCTTTACCCCACAACCTTTTCCAATGTACGGACACATTGACATCATCGCTGCACTCTGGACAGATTTGGACAACAGAGGAAATGGTGATATCTACTATGAGCAACACACCAGTGGCTATTTACTCCAACGCGCCACATCGGACATTAATAATTACTTTCCCGGACTGATCTTTAATGCCAACTGGGTCTTTATTGCAACATGGTATGAGGTGGCCTATTTTCCACAAACTGGCACA CGTGCAACAGCTCAAGCAGTCTTAACCACTGATGGCCGCTACTCATTTGTGCTATTGAACTATGGGTCCATAGCATATACAACAAGGGCTATTGAG GCGGGATATGACACCATCAATTCTCCCCACCATTTCACTATCCCTGGATCCTTCTCTCAAAATGCATCAGGCGAAAGCTCTGTTTTCAGTCACAGCAGTAATGTCAACGTTCCTGGTCGCTGGGCTTTGCGGTTAGATTATGGATCAAGAAACTGCTACTTCAATG GTGACCCTGTGCAGCTAGGAGATTCATTCTGGACTGACAACACCTGTGCACAGAAATGCACCTGCACCAGAACAGGCCTGCAGTGTTCCTACCAGCCCTGCACCTTCTCCCAAATCTGCCAGCCAACTTCCTTTCAGTTCTCCTGCCAGACAGTGCAGAGACGCACCTGCACCATCAGTGGTGATCCACATTACTACACCTTCGATAACACATTGTTTCACTTTCAAGGCACCTGCACTTACGTTCTTTCAGAACAGTGTCAGTATGGGTTGCCTTACTACAGAGTAGAGGGCAAGAATGAGCACAGAGGAAGCACTCAAGTTGCCTGGACACGACTGGTCAAAGTGTATGTCAACAATGACACCATTGAGCTAGTCAAAGGACATCATGGTGAAGCCAAG GTTAATGGAAACTTTGCAGCAACTCCTTTCTCCCTAAGTAATGGCACAGTCCAGGTCTTTGAATCAGGATTTTCTGTGGTTGTCAGCACTAATTTCGGCTTAATGGTATCTTATGACACATATCACTACGTCCAAATCAGTGTGCCGTACACTTACCTGAATGCAACATGTGGACTCTGTGGAAACTTCAACAATCTCCCTAATGATGACTTTCAAACCCGTGATGGTGAGGTTGTGAGCTCTGACGTGGCTTTTGCAAACAGCTGGAAAGCCTCTGGGGATGAGGACCCTGGTTGTGAGGCTCAGTGCGGAGGTCTGGACTGTGCTGCCTGCACTCAGGCTCAGAGATCATTATACAGCAATACTGCTCACTGTGGTATCCTCCAAAGCAGCTCTGGACCTTTTGCTGCATGCCACCAACAACTTCCCCCAGCGACGTTTATGGAAAGTTGTGTGTATGATCTGTGCATAGGTGGAGGGTATCAGCCCATTCTGTGTCAAGCTTTAAATGTGTATGCAAGTCAATGCCAACAAAATGGAATCCAACTACCAAGCTGGAGGACACCAGGCTTCTGTG AAATTCCCTGCCCAGCCAATAGCCACTTTGAGTCCCAAGGTACAGGATGTCCACCCACCTGTGTCAACCCCAATTCCACATACAACTGCCCTCTCCCTAATCAGGAGAGTTGTGTCTGCAATACAGGCTACATCCTTAGTGGTGGGGTCTGTGTACCTCAAGAAGATTGTGGCTGCAGCTTTGAGGGTCGCTACTATCGCTCTGGAGAAACTGTAATACTAGATGAGAATTGTGGGAGGCGCTGCAGCTGTAGTTATGGCTCCATGACTTGCAGCCACCATCAATGTGGTCCACATGAATCATGCCTTGTAGAACACGGAGAGAGAGGATGCAGACCAAACAGCTATGCAACATGCTGGATGAGGGGCCCAGGGTCATATCAAACATTTGATGGACAGACTTATGAGTATCCTGGTGCATGTCGATTGACACTTGCCAGAGTAATGGGATTGTCTGATTACCCACACTTTACAGTGACCACAGAAAAAGTGCCAAGAGGCCAGCAGGGCTTTTCCAATGTTCTTAAATTTGAGGCAGAGGGAACACAAATCACCATTGAAATGGAAAGAAGCAGCAACGTTCTG GTTGATGGTCAGCAGATCAGACTACCTTTCAGCTCTGGGACCAACAGAATCCGCATCTTCCAAAGCAGCACTTACGGTATCATCCTTCGCACTGCCTTTGGTGTAACTGTGCAAACGGTCTGGCCTCACTATGTCCGTGTCTCTGCGCCTGTGGTCTACAGCAGTTCACTGGGTGGACTCTGTGGAAACTACAATGGTCAGCAATATGATGACTTCCGCACACCTGATGGCATTCTGGTTTACAGTTCTCAAGAGTTTGGGGACAGTTGGCGGGATGGTTCTCTTGCAGCTCACTGTGTGGAGACCACACCTCGTGACTTAGTGCCCAGTTACAATTCTCTCCAGCACTGTAGCATTCTCACCTCACCAGATGGCCCGTTCACGCCATGTTGGGGTGTAGTGGATCCATGGCAgcaggtgggtgtgtgtgtggggattGTCAATGGCTCAACAGATCCTGCATCCACCCTGTGTCAGGTCCTACGAGATTATGCACTCATGTGCCAACAGAGGGATGTTTCCCTGGGACAGTGGAGAAATGCAACTAACTGTG AGCTAACCTGCCCATCAAACAGCCATTATGAACTCTGTGGAACCTCATGTCCTTCTGCCTGCCCCAGCCTCTCTTTCCCCTTCACCTGTGACACTCCATGCGAGGAAGGTTGCCAGTGTGATAATGGTTTTGTCCTCAATGGCAACCAGTGTGTGCCACCAACATCCTGCGGATGCTATCACCAAGGACGCTATCGGCAAAGCGGTGAACAGTTCTGGGATGGTGAACAGTGTCAGAGCTTTTGCACCTGTAATGGTGTAACTGGTGCAGTTCAGTGTTTTCCCAATTCTTGCGGTTCTCAGGAGTCCTGCCGTGTGGTAGAGGGGGAGTTTGGTTGCCATCCCAGCCCTCATGGCATATGCTCTGCATCTGGAGACCCTCACTACCTCACCTTTGACAGGAAGGCCTATGACTTCCAGGGAACCTGCCGCTATGTTCTGGCAACAGTTTGCAATGCTACTGATGGACTCCATCAGTTTTCTGTGGAAGCCAAGAATGAGCCATGGAGTGGGCTGCCAGTTTCTATCACAGCTGAAGTTGTTGTGAATGTGTTGGGCTATCAAGTGCGTTTGTCCGGAAATAACAGGGGCATGGCAGAG gTAGATGGAATAACAAGAAATCTGCCAATTCTCTTGAATGGAAATGTGTCTATTGTTGCAACTGGGGCGCAAACATTTGTCAGTACAGACTTTGGGCTAAGTGTCGCATATGATGGCTGGAGCACAGTGTCTATTTCTGTACCTCCGAATTACAA AGAAAAAACATGTGGACTTTGTGGAAACTTTAATGACAATCCAAACGATGACTTCCTTGCGCCGAGTGGAATGACACTCTCTACTCCAGATGCTTTTGGGACAGCGTGGAAAGTTCCCGGCAACTACacatgcagtgatgggtgtggCTCCTCCTGCCCACAATGCGATAATGATCAGCCTGCTAGAGCTCAGTGCGAGGTGATTCAGGCAGCAGATGGCCCCTTCAGCTTCTGCCACGAGCAGGTGGTTCCAGCACCATATTTTAGCGACTGCGTGTTTGATGTTTGCGTGGGGGGAAACAGAGGCAACGATCTCCTCTGCAGGAGCATTGAAGCTTACATTGGTGCTTGTCAGTCTGCAAATGTCCGAATTTACCCTTGGAGACAGAACACCACCTGCA GGCTTGACTGTCCAGCCCACAGTCATTATGAGTTGTGTGGAACAGACTGTGGTCACACCTGTGCCAGCAGCACTGATGCCACCTGTAACCATGTTTGCTCAGAAGGATGTTTCTGTGATGATGGCTTTGTCAGGAGTGGGAGCAGCTGTGTTCCTGTGGAGCGTTGTGGCTGCCAACATGACGGCTTCTACTATAAT GCTGGGGAGTCCTTCTGGACAGACGGTTGCTCCCAGCTATGCAAGTGCCACGCTCCCAATGACCTGCGCTGTTCTTCTGTTTCATGCACTCCTGCACAAGAGTGCACCATCAGGGATGGCCAGCTGGGCTGTTATGATTCAATGTCTACCTGCACTGTGTGGGGGGATCCACACTACATCACCTTTGATGGAAATCTGGCTCATTTCCAGGGCACATGTTCATACATCATCACTGAAAGTGTTGGCCACGGCAACAATGAAACCCAGTTTACGGTAGTAGCCACCAACAATCACCGTGGCAACAACCTTGTGTCATTTGTGTCAGTAGTGGATGTTTACCTCACAAAACAACAAGAGAGTGTGCATGTCAGGCTTGGACCGAACAGAAGAGTAAAG GTAAATGGATCTGAGGTGTCTCTTCCCACCGCTGCAGGAACCTTAGGCCAGGTGTTGATGCAGGGAAGCTCCATTGCTTTTAATGCAGTGGAGTTCATTGTCCAGTTTGATGGTCACAGTACTTTACTGGTCAGAATGGGTCGACACCTTCAGAACAGAGTCACTGGGATGTGTGGAAACTTCAATGGTAATTCTTCAGATGACAAAGTGTTACCCAGCGGCGCTCTAGCACAAAACGACAATGAGTTTGGAAACAGCTGGAAGTCATCAACAAGCCAACCAGG ATGTGGATCCACAGATGATCGAAGCGGTGGTGGACTGAGTAACTGTCGCTATATAGCAGAATACACTGAACTGTGCAGCATCATCACCAACACCAGTGGCCCATTCAGTGCCTGCCACCTGCACTCTGACCCCCAGCCATTTTTCACTTCCTGTGTCTACGATCTGTGCCTCTACTCTCGAGCCAATGGCATGCTGTGTTCTGCAGTCTCAGCCTATGAGAAAACCTGCTCTGTTTTGGGGCTAGACATCCCCGCGTGGCGTTCTGGTTTGCATTGTG AGGAATCAGATCCATGTGAAGAGTTGGACTGCACAGAGTATGAATGGTGTGGTAAGAAAGATGGAGTGTACGGCTGCTTCTGTGATGAGCATCATCATAGACCCAACAACGAGAGCTATG ACTCAACCATCACCTGTGAGAGCAGTGCAGGAGCTATGTCCGTGTCTCGCTGCCAGCTGTTTGAAGCAGGCTTTCACTCCAATGCCCTCCATCTCCGAGACGAAACTTGCAACGGGACTGTTCAGAATGGACGACTTGTGTTCCACTTTGACAATGATGAACAGCTCTGTGGGACAGTTCTCATG agCAATGGAACCCATTTCATATATGAGAACACCATCCAAGGCGACGTGGATCCTCATGGTGGTCTAATCAGTCGTCAGAGGAACATTCATCTGCGTTTCTGCTGTGAATACCCTCTTAGTCATGCTCTGTCCATGTCTGTGGGCATCAATCCTTTGGAGAG CATTGTGAGAAAGAAGCTTCCAGCTGGTCAAGGTTTATATCACATGAGGATGATCCCCTACCAGGACGCAGACTTCCGTTTCCCCCTCAGCAGTGAAAGAAACATAGAAATGGTGGTGGATGAGAGGTTTTATGTGGAGGTGCGGACAGAAGGGGTGGATCAGCGCCAGATCTCAACCATTCTGGACTCATGCTGGGCCACACCAATCAACATGGCCACCTACCCTGTCCGTTGGGATCTAATCATTGAAGA GTGTCCTAATCCAGAGGATGGAACAGTGGAGATGATTCAGAACGGCGTCTCAACTGTGTCTCGTTTCTCCTTCAAGATGTTCACCTTCAACAACTTTTCATCCATCTACTTGCACTGCAATGTCCACTTGTGTCTTTTGAGAAACAACAACTGCTCAGCT CACTGCTACCCGGGTCACCACACACGATTTAGGAGGGACGTATCGTACCACGACTCTACATTCATCTCACTGGGACCATTGGTGCAGAGGCTTGACAACACTG GGACTAAGATCCAAAGAAGTGATGCTTCAGGCCTGTTAACACCCATTGTCACCCTGATTGTCGGATTGCTTACTGCCAAAACTCTGATTCAGTGA